From Zingiber officinale cultivar Zhangliang chromosome 5B, Zo_v1.1, whole genome shotgun sequence, the proteins below share one genomic window:
- the LOC121984773 gene encoding uncharacterized membrane protein At1g16860-like, which produces MNDLSAAVLADRQRHFAPVPAAVPRVLIPLFLASIGVSIFILVVVHNAALLVSVLVVAALVLGLFVWNASAHRRSLAIRLFLEQFPETDLVKANDGQLVKVTGFASCGDFSLESSYEKAGRCVYTSTLLYEYHGCQLKQGHLNCRCFQWNLAYVERLTADFYITDAKSGIRALVKAGHDSRVIPLIHENTLVNITAPNRDLSSTMKKWLQGRRLSCEARPMRLEEGYIREGTCLTVMGMLNKKNDVLILVPLPETISTNCLLQKFLLPVDLDGLLLKVTHTSTSNIISLL; this is translated from the exons ATGAACGACCTCTCCGCTGCGGTGCTCGCCGACCGACAGCGGCACTTCGCCCCCGTCCCGGCCGCCGTTCCCCGTGTtctcatccctcttttccttgccAGCATCGGCGTTTCCATATTCATCCTCGTCGTAGTCCACAACGCCGCCCTCCTCGTATCAGTCCTCGTCGTGGCTGCACTCGTCTTGGGTTTATTTGTTTGGAATGCCAGCGCCCACCGAAGGAGTTTGGCAATCCGCCTTTTCCTCGAACAGTTTCCGGAAACTGATCTGGTAAAAGCCAACGACGGACAGCTCGTCAAGGTCACTGGG TTTGCATCTTGTGGAGATTTCTCTCTCGAATCTTCATATGAAAAGGCTGGAAGATGTGTTTACACATCAACCCTCTTGTATGAATATCATGGATGCCAGTTAAAACAAGGTCATCTTAACTGCCGATGCTTCCAGTGGAATTTAGCTTACGTTGAG AGATTGACAGCAGATTTTTACATAACAGATGCCAAATCTGGGATAAGAGCTTTGGTCAAGGCTGGCCACGATTCCAGAGTAATCCCCCTGATTCACGAAAACACACTCGTGAACATAACAGCACCAAATAGAGATCTCTCTTCTACTATGAAGAAATGGCTACAAGGAAGAAGATTATCGTGTGAAGCCCGTCCGATGCGTCTGGAAGAAGG GTACATAAGGGAGGGAACTTGCTTGACTGTGATGGGGATGCTGAACAAAAAGAATGATGTGCTTATACTTGTTCCACTACCTGAAACTATTTCCACAAATTGCCTACTGCAAAAATTTCTGCTTCCCGTCGATCTTGATGGTCTACTCTTGAAAGTCACTCACACGTCCACGAGCAACATCATCAGCCTCTTATGA
- the LOC121984774 gene encoding exonuclease mut-7 homolog, whose product MEPFEPDPPPRSPSSLEVHTVDAVDSPEFALLLWSLRSCPVVGLDAEWKPVRSVSRDHHVPPGDGLGRDSPPAAADLLPRSFPTVSLLQIACRFLRKPTDPRVGDSPVFLVDLLSVPLGALWEPLRDMFESPDVIKLGFWFKQDLIYLSSTFSAQGYDPGFDRVEPFIDIISIYYHLKNQHMGKKHPKNIKSLASICKELLNVSLSKELQCSDWSCRPLSQDQILYAAADAYYLLEIFEVFQHKIITKANSATTNGSEKEMISESSFSNILPSPDYCEELDTLDDYLSNIAHSYGDKLLLQESDKRPRTSRRRERKRLTSHVKHTEKLISDEDWQGPPPWDISFGGDGNPKFLCDVMVEGLARHLRCVGIDAAIPSLKKPDPRHLLNQAYKEKRVLLTRDAKLLKYQYLARNQVYRVKSLLKNDQLIEVIETFELKISEDQLMSRCTKCNGSFIQKPLTLEEAVAASRGFQVIPNCLFDRNLEFWQCTDCKQLYWEGTQYRNAVEKFVAVCKLND is encoded by the exons ATGGAACCGTTCGAACCCGACCCACCGCCTCGTTCTCCGTCGTCGCTGGAGGTCCACACGGTGGACGCCGTGGACTCGCCGGAGTTCGCGCTCCTCCTCTGGTCCCTCCGTAGCTGCCCCGTCGTCGGCCTCGACGCCGAGTGGAAACCTGTCCGATCTGTTAGCCGCGACCACCACGTTCCACCTGGCGATGGATTGGGGCGGGATTCGCCCCCCGCCGCCGCTGACCTCCTCCCTCGGTCATTCCCGACCGTGTCCCTCCTCCAAATCGCCTGCCGTTTCCTCCGTAAGCCTACGGATCCAAGGGTCGGTGACTCGCCGGTGTTTTTGGTGGACTTGCTCTCCGTCCCGCTCGGTGCCCTTTGGGAGCCGCTCAGGGATATGTTTGAGTCACCGGAtgtaatcaagcttgggttctgGTTCAAGCAGGATCTGATCTATCTTTCTTCCACATTCTCTGCCCAAGGATACGATCCTGGCTTCGATAGA GTGGAGCCTTTTATAGATATCATCAGCATTTACTATCACCTAAAGAATCAACACATGGGGAAGAAACATCCGAAGAACATTAAGAGTTTAGCAAGCATCTGCAAGGAACTGCTTAATGTTTCCTTATCAAAG GAACTCCAATGCAGTGACTGGTCTTGCCGTCCTCTAAGTCAAGATCAGATACTATATGCTGCAGCTGATGCATATTACTTGCTTGAAATATTTGAAGTATTCCAACATAAAATCATCACCAAAG CAAATAGCGCTACAACAAACGGCAGTGAGAAGGAAATGATTTCAGAATCAAGTTTCTCCAACATACTACCAAGTCCTGATTACTGTGAAGAACTTGATACG CTTGATGATTATCTCTCAAACATTGCCCATAGCTATGGTGATAAATTACTACTGCAAGAGTCAGACAAAAGGCCTAGGACTTCAAGACGCAGAGAAAGAAAAAGGTTAACTAGTCATGTTAAGCACACAGAGAAATTGATTTCTGATGAAGATTGGCAAGGTCCTCCTCCATGGGACATATCTTTCGGCGGTGATGGAAACCCAAAGTTTCTCTGTGATGTGATG GTAGAAGGGTTGGCGAGACACTTGCGCTGTGTTGGCATTGATGCTGCTATCCCATCTTTAAAGAAACCTGATCCAAG ACATTTATTGAATCaagcttacaaagagaaaagaGTCCTATTAACACGAGATGCCAAGCTCTTGAAATATCAATATTTAGCAAGGAATCAAGTATACAGGGTGAAGAGTTTGCTTAAGAATGACCAACTAATTGAG GTGATTGAGACCTTCGAATTGAAGATTTCTGAGGACCAACTTATGTCAAGATGCACAAAATGCAACGGAAGCTTCATCCAGAAACCACTGACATTGGAAGAGGCCGTCGCGGCTTCAAGGGGATTCCAGGTCATTCCTAACTGCCTCTTCGACCGGAATCTGGAGTTTTGGCAATGCACTGACTGCAAACAACTATATTGGGAG GGAACCCAATACCGCAACGCAGTGGAGAAATTTGTGGCAGTTTGCAAGTTGAATGATTGA